A part of Penaeus vannamei isolate JL-2024 chromosome 1, ASM4276789v1, whole genome shotgun sequence genomic DNA contains:
- the Tbca gene encoding tubulin-specific chaperone A translates to MADPRIKQLRIKTGILKRTYKEKISYEKEAEQIQEKIRKMQEEGQEVYYIKKQDQLLQETQNVIPDTQKRLNAAYHDLKTLVETETELEEAEEYLAAKAVIEESASHITA, encoded by the exons ATGGCCGATCCCCGTATCAAGCAGCTCCGCATCAAGACTGGAATTCTCAAACGCACTTATAAAGAGAAGATCAGTTACGAGAAGGAGGCTGAGCAGATCCAAGAGAAGATCAGGAAGATGCAAGAGGAAG gtcaAGAAGTTTACTACATCAAAAAGCAAGACCAGCTGCTGCAGGAAACACAGAATGTTATTCCTGATACCCAGAAACGCCTCAATGCCGCCTACCATGATCTGAAAACCCTTGTGGAAACAGAG ACTGAattggaagaagcagaagagtatCTTGCAGCCAAGGCTGTCATTGAAGAAAGTGCCTCTCATATTACAGCCTAA